One genomic segment of Garra rufa chromosome 13, GarRuf1.0, whole genome shotgun sequence includes these proteins:
- the six4b gene encoding homeobox protein SIX4b: MCCLKPRGVTYQDALKMSSSSSEVISADEIKRENRGSVKLSVLDPAELPMENAELLDCSPASLAFSPEQVACVCEALLQGGNVERLARFLWSLPQSDLLRGNESILKAQAIVAFHQARYQELYCILENHSFSPSNHSSLQDMWYKARYIEAEKARGRPLGAVDKYRLRRKYPLPRTIWDGEETVYCFKERSRNALKDMYKRNRYPSPAEKRNLAKMTGLSLTQVSNWFKNRRQRDRNPSEAQSKSESDGNHSTEDESSKGQEDLSPRPLSSGSSSSVAHGTAPPTVYSDGGTTVIQQIGDVKMPSHAAGGMSFNGDLASVNAHYINGGAYVQSHGSNALLNGLGTTSGHFLTFDPQRVSHHCQERLLGGSSVSYAPFSMGISETASGKLEAMQTLVSNAEDGVISSVVSFASAPSTPSTTSGGLHLSGYNVVNLPGGETTMGLPPLMLPPSSTSSSHGSAPLGNVVSDSPQHSSQTLLYTQTVKQEPLDVSGSYTYPSEMSLDQGSNLGYTASLFLSSSSTGGSLPPTVTATVTSALSGTEVHHTLNQAGRGLQENSVALSSDYRSQDVQLSNSLQVASRAGEGSVRIVCGDLDMEGKELAKLQTVQMDDDGSDL; encoded by the exons ATGTGCTGCCTGAAACCCAGAGGAGTGACTTATCAGGACGCGCTCAAAATGTCTTCTTCCTCAAGCGAGGTCATTAGTGCCGATGAGATCAAGAGGGAGAATCGTGGGAGTGTCAAGCTGTCAGTGCTGGACCCCGCGGAGTTGCCGATGGAGAATGCCGAACTTTTGGACTGCTCGCCGGCCTCCCTGGCCTTCTCTCCGGAGCAGGTTGCGTGCGTCTGCGAAGCGCTGCTGCAGGGTGGGAACGTGGAGCGCCTGGCCAGGTTCCTCTGGTCACTGCCGCAGAGTGACCTGCTGCGGGGGAACGAGAGCATCCTGAAAGCGCAGGCGATAGTCGCGTTCCACCAGGCCCGCTACCAAGAGCTCTACTGCATTTTGGAGAACCACAGTTTCAGCCCGTCAAACCACTCGTCTCTGCAGGATATGTGGTACAAGGCGCGCTATATCGAAGCGGAGAAGGCGCGGGGCAGACCGCTGGGTGCCGTGGACAAGTATCGCTTACGCAGGAAATATCCGCTGCCTCGGACTATCTGGGACGGAGAGGAGACCGTGTATTGTTTCAAAGAGAGGTCCAGGAACGCGCTGAAGGATATGTACAAGCGGAACCGGTACCCATCTCCGGCCGAGAAACGAAACCTGGCCAAAATGACAGGACTCTCTCTGACGCAGGTCAGCAACTGGTTCAAAAACAGGAGGCAGAGAGACAGAAATCCATCCGAGGCGCAGTCAAAAAG TGAGTCAGATGGCAATCACAGTACAGAAGATGAGTCCAGTAAAGGCCAGGAGGACTTGTCACCACGTCCCCTCTCCAGCGGCTCTTCTAGCTCTGTCGCACATGGAACAGCCCCCCCTACAGTTTACTCCGATGGAGGAACGACGGTCATCCAACAAATTGGAGATGTCAAGATGCCTTCACACGCAGCTGGAGGAATGAGTTTTAACGGTGATCTAGCAAGCGTGAATGCTCACTACATCAACGGCGGAGCCTACGTTCAGTCACACGGTAGCAACGCTCTCCTGAATGGACTTGGTACCACGAGTGGCCATTTCTTGACCTTTGATCCCCAAAGGGTCTCCCATCACTGCCAGGAGAGGCTGTTAGGTGGGTCTTCCGTGTCTTACGCTCCGTTCTCAATGGGCATTTCTGAAACTGCCTCTGGAAAGCTGGAGGCCATGCAGACTCTGGTATCCAATGCTGAAGATGGAGTCATTTCTTCAGTGGTCTCCTTCGCTTCGGCCCCCTCCACGCCATCCACTACCTCAGGAGGCCTTCATCTCAGCGGTTACAATGTGGTCAATCTCCCTGGAGGTGAAACCACCATGGGGCTTCCTCCTCTAATGCTGCCTCCATCCTCAACATCATCCAGTCACG GCTCTGCTCCTTTGGGCAATGTGGTCAGTGACTCTCCTCAACACTCGAGCCAAACCCTGCTCTACACTCAGACTGTGAAGCAGGAGCCTTTGGACGTGTCTGGAAGCTACACTTATCCTTCTGAAATGTCCCTGGACCAAGGCAGCAACCTGGGCTACACAGCCTCCCTTTTCCTTTCTTCTTCCTCTACCGGCGGTTCACTTCCCCCCACCGTCACAGCCACGGTCACCTCTGCCCTCTCCGGCACCGAGGTTCACCACACTCTGAATCAAGCTGGACGTGGCCTCCAAGAGAACAGTGTAGCCCTGTCTTCAGACTACAGGTCTCAAGATGTTCAGCTGTCCAACAGTCTGCAAGTTGCTTCTAGAGCAGGAGAAGGCTCAGTCAGGATTGTTTGTGGGGATCTGGACATGGAAGGGAAAGAGCTGGCCAAGCTGCAGActgtacaaatggacgatgatgGAAGTGACCTATGA
- the six1b gene encoding homeobox protein six1b encodes MSMLPSFGFTQEQVACVCEVLQQGGNLERLGRFLWSLPACDHLHKNESVLKAKAVVAFHRGNFRELYKILESHQFSPHNHPKLQQLWLKAHYVEAEKLRGRPLGAVGKYRVRRKFPLPRTIWDGEETSYCFKEKSRGVLREWYTHNPYPSPREKRELAEATGLTTTQVSNWFKNRRQRDRAAEAKERENSENSNTGANKQNQLSPLDGGKSLMSSSEDEFSPPQSPDQNSVLLLQGNMSHPGASAYSMTGLGAAQSVHGMQGHPHQLQDSLLGPLTSSLVDLGS; translated from the exons ATGTCAATGTTGCCTTCTTTCGGGTTTACTCAGGAGCAAGTCGCGTGTGTGTGCGAGGTGCTGCAACAAGGGGGGAACCTTGAGCGTCTCGGCCGTTTTCTGTGGTCTCTTCCGGCTTGCGACCATCTCCACAAGAACGAGAGCGTCCTCAAAGCCAAGGCTGTCGTCGCCTTTCACCGTGGAAACTTCAGGGAACTTTATAAGATACTAGAGAGTCACCAGTTCTCTCCGCACAACCATCCCAAGCTGCAGCAGCTGTGGCTCAAGGCCCATTACGTTGAGGCTGAGAAGCTGAGGGGGCGACCGCTGGGAGCGGTGGGGAAATATCGAGTGCGGAGGAAATTTCCTCTGCCACGCACAATATGGGACGGCGAGGAGACCAGCTACTGTTTTAAGGAGAAATCCCGCGGTGTGTTGAGGGAGTGGTACACGCACAACCCCTATCCATCTCCTCGGGAAAAGAGGGAGCTGGCCGAGGCCACAGGGCTGACCACCACACAAGTGAGCAACTGGTTTAAAAACAGACGGCAGAGGGATCGCGCAGCGGAGGCAAAAGAAAG AGAGAACAGCGAGAACAGCAACACGGGCGCTAACAAACAGAACCAGCTGTCACCGCTGGACGGCGGGAAGTCCCTGATGTCAAGCTCGGAGGACGAATTCTCGCCCCCGCAGAGTCCTGACCAGAACTCCGTGCTCCTGCTCCAGGGTAATATGAGCCACCCCGGCGCGTCCGCGTACTCCATGACCGGCCTCGGCGCCGCACAGTCGGTACACGGCATGCAAGGACACCCACATCAGCTTCAGGATTCATTACTGGGACCTTTAACTTCAAGCCTAGTGGACCTCGGTTCTTAA